The DNA sequence GTTTTCCAGTCAGTGAAGTGCTAACCCATTTAATCTCTCTCGATTTCAGTTACGAGAATAACTATTGTTAGTTAGACATGGGATCTGTTTACCTTATTGGGTTGAAATCCGTCAGGGGAAAATGATGGGATGAAGATTCAGCCAGCAGTCGAACGTCAGTTGAGAGCTGAGAAGTCGCAGCAAGAGTCACTTCTAGGAAACATGTGCGGGATTTCTATTGTCCCAGGTACTTAACTCTTTTGGGTGGGGGATTTCCCTCTCGCGTCCTATTGGTCTGGCCTTATGATTGACGCATCGAGGAACCAATCAGGTGAACAAAAGAATTCCCAGAAAACATAAACTTCCGCTCTCATTTGAGATTGATCTCCAGTGATTTCTGTTTGGATAACTACTACAACAATATTGACGAttgggaaaatgaaaacttcagCTGTCTCTTTGAGTCAGACTCCTTCTCAAAGATAGTGGTCTTTTGTAAAACCAATATTTGATATGATAATGCATCAATATTAGAACAGTAAAGGAAGCAGCTTTTGTCGGCTTCACTTTTGACAATTCCAGGGAACTCAAATTTCTAGGATTTGGCACCAGATTTAGAACAAATTTTCTGTTGATCTCGCCTTCTTCAAGAACCACACGAGACAATCAACTACTGTTTTATGTGAGCTTTAACACAAGACACGAAATTGTAGACTCCGTATTATCTCGCACACTACCcgaggaaaacaaacaaccacCCACGTAAATAGGGACTGAATTCGTTGGAATAGTTGATCAACCAAGCTAACCTAATTAAAAATGGTTATTTCCCAATAGCACACTATTTTAGTCCCCTGAAAGTGATTTGACGACACTTCAATACTCTACTCAAGAAAGGGCGTAACGTTGAATTAAATTACTGGTTAAAACActgtaataaagaaaaagagaattcAAAACCAACTAAGGGTTAGCATAAGTGGAGTTGTTTCAAATCTGTAAACGACTTTTTTCGTCCAGTTATCCTAGCCGTTTTCCAATGGAAATGATTTTTACTATTGGTTGTTAAGTCAAGAATACAGGGAAAAAATTAAGAAGATCTTTATCGCTATTTTTTGCCCAAGGCAGAAAATAAGATTTTAAAGGAGTCTAACTATAACTTCTCTTTGTGAATATACTTGCGATCTGGGTAAGTTGGATCGGattcaaactgaaaaatgttCTCGATACTTCAAAGGCCAGGAGAAGTGTGCCGCCAGTTTTGGAAAGCTTCCAGACAGCTTTCCTTCGTCATAAGCTGTTGTTATACAAAACATTTCTGTTGTCAAACAATTCCTGCTTCTAAAATAGCACTGACAGGGGAGGCCTGATCGTGAGTTTCAGGCGATAATTCTTGAGCCTGCGGATTACACACTGTCCTGCGGTACTTAGCACGAGCGTTCTGAAACCAAACCTGTAAAACTCGTTTAGAGAGACCGGTTTTTTGTGAAAGTTGTTTCAAATCTTTAGCGTCAGGGTTGTGGTTCATTGCAAAGTAGGCTTTCATTGCTCGCAATTGGTGATTCTTGAACGATGTACGCATGCGTTTAGGTTTGTTTTCTCCATTATGTGGTCCAAAGTGGCCTTCGGCGTCAGAAAGAGCAAAACCAActggaaataaagaaatgcaaattaaagttAGGTCAATAACGGTTTCTTAGCGCATTTACGAAGGGTCAAATCTTTGttagaaacgttttttatggcttatttttcattgaaagcaatgaatttcacttgatttttcaaacaatatttttaaatgacTACCGGTGTATCTCGCCATTAAAAATTATCTACCCGTAACGAATGTTATTGCGGTCGTCGTCACCTCAGTGTGAAAGTTGTTGGTCCATTAATTACTCGTCCACGGTTTATTAGAGTAGTGTTTACGAACTTCAAGCAGCTTTCTGCAGAAGAGTTAAGGgttcagtttctaaagaaattatGGTGGTGTGTTGCTGGGGGAGTGTGTTCTGTCGTGATTTGCAAGCGGCTGTCATGATTTGTAATAAACTTGTCGTAATAGCTGTCGCGATTTATGACAAACATGTCATTACTTTTAATAACAAGAATGTTGTGATAACAATCTATAACAATACATCGCTGCACTAAATGAATACTTCTGAAAGCAAACTCGCTACAAAACTGTTCCAGTCAGTTGTGAACGATCCctttaataaattatatgaTTGTCTACCGACACGCTGTATCGCCGTATATAACTTAAGGAGAGAAAGGAGGTTTGCAGAACCAGTATTTCGAAAAAAGAGGTTCGCGGACTCCTTTGTAAATGGTGTGTTTCGGAGGAAATGTAAAGTTAAATGCGTTTCTACCCGGCAAGCGTATGAGTTTGTAAATTGTCACGTTAGATTTAATAAAGGTTTTTtagcattattattactagtattttaaagcaaacgacaaaacttttaagtttttaagacATAACTCGACAGAAACTTCTGTCATCTTCAGTTAATGTACAAAGCGTTAGAAGTTGAATTTATAAGTAGGAAAAAGTGCTATTTATGCTAGTAACAACGGAATGTACATAAAACATGATAATCTGAGAATTAAAAGGATAGTCATGTTCAGATTTACGTGGTGTACCGAGTTATATTTTAAAGTCACGCAGTTCAGTTAGGTCTGCAAAGTGTCTATTAATAAAACAcagtctctctctctctctctccttaGTCAATCCTTAGCATGCTGTTTAGCTGGGAATACCTCAACTAATTTAATCCCACAAAAACTGTACAAATGTATAATTGAAGGATGTCGAGCCTCACATCTGTAATTGCAAGCTACAATTAGGTGGCCGCTGGGCGTAATCTACGACATGATATCCCTCAAGGAACCCTTTTTCAAATGGTCCTGTAAAGATGTTCTTAGAACGAAAACATGAATTGCTTAACTAAACCTTTATTAAGCTATGGATGGCTCAGCTTCACATGCTTAGATCATAGTAAAAAATTGATCTATGCTCAGATCGACATCAACGCGACAAAAACCGGAAAGCATGGTCTCTAAACTGGAACTATGGGAGCGATGACGAAAGCAACATGATGCAGAAGTAACAAAATATATAAACACGAAGAACGTCACAGTCCATCCTTTTCGCTTGCTGTCCAAGGTAaggtttatttgtttataaaacCATACCTGTTAGAGCCGAAACACCTTCCAGAGGgactgaaattttcctttttctcggTCGCCCTTTCGTGGAAGATGAACCCAGCGCAGTTTTCAAGGTTTGAGCTTCTTCTCGAAGTACAACCTCGTAGTCAGCTTTGCAGTAAATTTGCATTCCACGCATACCAAAGTATTCCCCAGTGGCTAAAATCCGCTTGCAGCGATCACAGGCGAAACAACTGATATGGTAAACGTGCTCGCGGGCGCGCATCACCAGCTCCTTGCTTGAGATTCCCTGATTGCAGCTAGCACATTTCTTTACAGAGAAGCGTCTAGAAAAATTAGTTTAATTAGTTttttgagaaattcagtcattgTTAAGAATTAATCAAGCGAGGAGTGCAAGTGGCTACGAGATTTCTTTATGAGGCTCGGTTACGTTTTAATTGAACGCAAAAGCCGAGGCCATAAGATGAATCTCTTCCTAGGTATGTCGAAAGAGAATCTGCAAAACGGGTAACGGCAGTTTACAAATAAGTTGCTTACAACGCAAATAAACGCGCGCCGGCCGCACAAGCGGCGCGATTACTTTTCCTCAATCAAACAATAGTGTTCTTGACTTCTGACTCAGTTCTCTTCACTTCAGCTGTTTATGTGAGGTCGGAATGCTCTCTCAATGGCTGTCCTATGTTTCACTATCTTGTTCCTAACAATATGGTGATGACGATTGTCGGCCAAAAATTGAATATGAAATTGCGCTGTGGACATCGTTGAACCTATTGAGCGTTTCTACATGACGTCACAGAGGTCATATTGCTCCTCCTAACAAACAAGCGGTGGACATGTTGCTGTGTGAAACCAATTCTCTGAGAACTGAACTcgatttttgttcaaaatttatTGTATTGTTTCCGTGAACCAGAATGGCTGATagttgaaattgaaaactCGCTTTAGTTATTCTTCACATTTTGCCTTTGAGCAGCCGAAGTattgcacatttacaatacAAAACACGAAGACTGCCACAGTCTTCGTTTTCTTAACGgtaagttttcttttaggGTCATGTGGTTTACTCGTTTATGATAATACACTATCATGATCTCATTATCTAGTTAATTGG is a window from the Acropora palmata chromosome 1, jaAcrPala1.3, whole genome shotgun sequence genome containing:
- the LOC141882569 gene encoding LIM/homeobox protein Lhx9-like isoform X3, with amino-acid sequence MFQDNFQGMPAAGQLTLDAEKSSFCAGCGARIIDRYYLMAVDREWHVECLKCSECSLRLDNELTCFTKDGEILCREDYFKRFSVKKCASCNQGISSKELVMRAREHVYHISCFACDRCKRILATGEYFGMRGMQIYCKADYEVVLREEAQTLKTALGSSSTKGRPRKRKISVPLEGVSALTVGFALSDAEGHFGPHNGENKPKRMRTSFKNHQLRAMKAYFAMNHNPDAKDLKQLSQKTGLSKRVLQVWFQNARAKYRRTVCNPQAQELSPETHDQASPVSAILEAGIV
- the LOC141882569 gene encoding LIM/homeobox protein Lhx9-like isoform X4 gives rise to the protein MPAAGQLTLDAEKSSFCAGCGARIIDRYYLMAVDREWHVECLKCSECSLRLDNELTCFTKDGEILCREDYFKRFSVKKCASCNQGISSKELVMRAREHVYHISCFACDRCKRILATGEYFGMRGMQIYCKADYEVVLREEAQTLKTALGSSSTKGRPRKRKISVPLEGVSALTVGFALSDAEGHFGPHNGENKPKRMRTSFKNHQLRAMKAYFAMNHNPDAKDLKQLSQKTGLSKRVLQVWFQNARAKYRRTVCNPQAQELSPETHDQASPVSAILEAGIV